From Nomascus leucogenys isolate Asia chromosome 15, Asia_NLE_v1, whole genome shotgun sequence, a single genomic window includes:
- the CALCA gene encoding calcitonin gene-related peptide 1 isoform X3, which translates to MSFQKFSPFLALSILVLLQAGSLHAAPFGSALESSPVDPAMLSEEEARLLLAALVQDYVQMKASELEQEQEAESSRIIAQKRACDTATCVTHRLAGLLSRSGGVVKNNFVPTNVGSKAFGRRRRDLQA; encoded by the exons ATGAGCTTCCAAAAGTTCTCCCCCTTCCTGGCTCTCAGCATCTTGGTCCTGTTGCAGGCAGGCAGCCTCCATGCAGCACCATTCGG GTCTGCCCTGGAGAGCAGCCCAGTAGACCCAGCCATGCTCAGTGAGGAGGAAGCGCGCCTCCTGCTGGCTGCACTGGTGCAGGACTATGTGCAGATGAAGGCCAGTGAgctggagcaggagcaggaggcagagagcTCCAG AATCATTGCCCAGAAGAGAGCCTGTGACACTGCCACCTGTGTGACTCATCGGCTGGCAGGCTTGCTGAGCAGATCAGGGGGTGTGGTGAAGAACAACTTTGTGCCCACCAATGTGGGTTCCAAAGCCTTTGGCAGGCGCCGCAGGGACCTTCAAGCCTGA
- the CALCA gene encoding calcitonin isoform X2, with protein MSFQKFSPFLALSILVLLQAGSLHAAPFGSALESSPVDPAMLSEEEARLLLAALVQDYVQMKASELEQEQEAESSSLDSPRSKRCGNLSTCMLGTYTQDFNKFHTFPQTAIGVGAPGKKRDMSSDLERDHHPHNHCPEESL; from the exons ATGAGCTTCCAAAAGTTCTCCCCCTTCCTGGCTCTCAGCATCTTGGTCCTGTTGCAGGCAGGCAGCCTCCATGCAGCACCATTCGG GTCTGCCCTGGAGAGCAGCCCAGTAGACCCAGCCATGCTCAGTGAGGAGGAAGCGCGCCTCCTGCTGGCTGCACTGGTGCAGGACTATGTGCAGATGAAGGCCAGTGAgctggagcaggagcaggaggcagagagcTCCAG CCTGGACAGCCCCAGATCTAAGCGGTGCGGTAATCTGAGTACTTGCATGCTGGGCACATACACGCAGGACTTCAACAAGTTTCACACGTTCCCCCAAACTGCAATTGGGGTTGGAGCACCTGGAAAGAAAAGGGATATGTCCAGCGACTTGGAGAGAGACCATCACCCTCAT AATCATTGCCCAGAAGAGAGCCTGTGA
- the CALCA gene encoding calcitonin isoform X1, which produces MSFQKFSPFLALSILVLLQAGSLHAAPFGSALESSPVDPAMLSEEEARLLLAALVQDYVQMKASELEQEQEAESSSLDSPRSKRCGNLSTCMLGTYTQDFNKFHTFPQTAIGVGAPGKKRDMSSDLERDHHPHVSVPQDAN; this is translated from the exons ATGAGCTTCCAAAAGTTCTCCCCCTTCCTGGCTCTCAGCATCTTGGTCCTGTTGCAGGCAGGCAGCCTCCATGCAGCACCATTCGG GTCTGCCCTGGAGAGCAGCCCAGTAGACCCAGCCATGCTCAGTGAGGAGGAAGCGCGCCTCCTGCTGGCTGCACTGGTGCAGGACTATGTGCAGATGAAGGCCAGTGAgctggagcaggagcaggaggcagagagcTCCAG CCTGGACAGCCCCAGATCTAAGCGGTGCGGTAATCTGAGTACTTGCATGCTGGGCACATACACGCAGGACTTCAACAAGTTTCACACGTTCCCCCAAACTGCAATTGGGGTTGGAGCACCTGGAAAGAAAAGGGATATGTCCAGCGACTTGGAGAGAGACCATCACCCTCATGTTAGCGTGCCGCAGGATGCCAACTaa